The Methanobacterium sp. genomic interval TCTAACAAGTCTTCTTCATCTACATATTTACTTTTTTGAAGATTATGTTCCAAAAAATACATTCCGGCAATATCAAAATCTTGTTCAGTAGAAATAATCTCCATATATTTCTTTTTCATCACTAAATCCCCTCTATACCCTAATTATAATGTTTAGCATCAATAATATAAATATAACTGAATAATTTCGGAATAAATAGTGATAAAATAGTAATAAATAAAATATAAAAGCTTAAAAAAAGCAAATTCTATCTAGTCTATGTTTAATTCTAAGTTTTGTACTAAATTTTACAATAAAAATTTATTAAGGGTTTTTAAGAGCTACAATACTCTCAACATCAACTAATTTCCAGACTAATGCTCTTTCTCCTTTAATTAGAGATTCGGGAGTTTCTTCAGGGGAATATCCAAGGGCAGCAAGGGCTTTACCGGATAGTTTTTCTTGAATCATTTTTACGAATTGTTTTTTGGTTTCTTCTACCTCTTTTTGTTCTTGAACTTCAATAATACGGCCCTGCAGTGTTACGAATTTATAACTGGACATATCTTCGTTATATTTTTCAATTTCTACAGCTACATTCGGATTATTTTTGAATAATCCGATCTTTTTACCGTAATTTGTAGATAAGAAATAGATAAATTTATTTTTTTCATCAAAAACATACATAAAGGGCGCAATATAGGGATAATCCTCTCCTTTAAATGCAATTCGGCTCACATGATTTTCACTTATTAATTTATCATATTCTTCCTTTTTCATTGATGGAATTTTCACAATGCTCATGGATATCACCTTGATAATATATTAAACCATATTAGGATAAAAATTTTACTAAATAATTGTAGTATTTAAATAAAATCACTGCATAGATAATTGAAAATAAAATTTTGATATCAGAGGACATCATATCATTTAAAGATATATTTACAGGCCTTAATTCCTTACTTTATAATTTAAACTCCTTCACAGCGTTTATCACCATGAAAGGATCATCAGAGACAACACTGCTACCATATAGTTCCATAGCACCAATATCTGCAGTAGATTTAAATATACTTCCTCTATCAACAATATGTATCACATAAGGAAACATTGTTTCACGGGATTCGGGACATGAAATTGCCATATTAAAGCTGTTTACTCCTAATTTATCAATATAACATCTTAAAACTCTGTAAATCGCTGCTTTTATATCATCTTTTTTTGATGGATTTTCTTTAGAGATAATAATGAATTCTTTCTCTTTAAGAGGTGTAAGGCTTGCAAAGCCATTTACATCTTCTAAAGCAAGTCCCAGTGTATTATGTGCATTGTAAATGTCTTTGAAGTAATTTCTACCGGTTAATCTCATGTAATTGAGGAACATCTTCCTTAAAATAGCTATTTTTGCATAAGGAACATCTTTTGCCATTAATATCTGGGCATGACCATGTACCTGGGATGCTCCTGCTTTTGGAAGGCAATTCCACAGGAAAAATGGATATTTAAACTGTTTATCATGACTATTAACTTTTTTAAACCATTTAAAACCAGTATCTATATAATCAGAGAGTTCTTCCAGGGTAAAATCGAGTGGATTGTGCTTTTCAAAAAAAATC includes:
- a CDS encoding pyridoxamine 5'-phosphate oxidase family protein — translated: MSIVKIPSMKKEEYDKLISENHVSRIAFKGEDYPYIAPFMYVFDEKNKFIYFLSTNYGKKIGLFKNNPNVAVEIEKYNEDMSSYKFVTLQGRIIEVQEQKEVEETKKQFVKMIQEKLSGKALAALGYSPEETPESLIKGERALVWKLVDVESIVALKNP